A region of Aquarana catesbeiana isolate 2022-GZ linkage group LG08, ASM4218655v1, whole genome shotgun sequence DNA encodes the following proteins:
- the LOC141105029 gene encoding uncharacterized protein isoform X1: MEEWEYLEGHKDLYKDVMMKYQPPHTSPERCPRPLYSQDITQEDQEDHTITHKVKEEIKEEEEEVGLMELFSEGHKDPFKDVLMEPNPPWRCPRLLYSQDCTWEEHNYVRNHQGEEEKDIKVEVRVEKEKMFGNQQSMNEGGHLYSRDSTQEDHSYTHNHQGEERINIKAEVKEEVETYVGGDQSSKEEVGMIMKSEQEEMSLLINTNGCDVRNSSERHLLLSADCKSEDNVITQDPPGGNPNTQNIHHRPSCPETSMDPSDQGESSHQSHTMIVNIHVRPDTADRSTDPSNPEESSPPHEGDHRGDNLFSCSECGKSFTQKRYLTEHQRIHTGERPYSCSECGKSFTNQSGLVKHQRIHTGERPYLCSECGKSFTHKASLLQHQKYHMDDRPYSCSECGKAFYRKDSFVIHQRIHTGERPYSCLECRKSFTDKGVLDKHQRIHRGVRPYSCSECGNSFTYRSSLVKHQRIHTGERPYSCSECGNFFTDKKDLVRHQTIHMGEHPYLCSECGKSFTYKRKLVKHQRIHTSEPPFSCSECGKSFTYKGELVKHQKIHTGERPYSCSECGKSFTYKGDLVRHQRIHTGERPFSCSECEKSFSSKRYLVNRQKIHTGENSYACLECGKSFTDKGNLAKHQRIHTADRPYSCSECGKSFIYKGVLVKHQKIHTGECPYLCSECGKTFTHKEDLVKHKRIHTGKPPYSCSECGKSFAHKESLSRHGKIHMVERPYSCSECGKSFTYKAVLVLHWKIHTDERPYSCTECGKSFICKRDFVVHQRVHTGERPYSCSECGKSFTQKGDLVKHLRIHTGERPYSCSECGKSFSCKGDLDKHQRIHTGVRPYSCSECGKSFTYKGVLVQHQRIHTGERPYSCSECGKSFNCKRYLVKHQKIHMD; this comes from the exons atggaggagtgggagtatttagaaggacacaaggatctctacaaggacgtcatgatgaagTATCAGCCACCCcacacatcaccgg agagatgtccccgtcctctgtattcccaggatatCACACAGGAGGATCAGGAGGATCACACCATCACACAtaaggttaaagaagagataaaagaggaggaggaggaggttggtTTGATGGAGctattttcagaaggacacaaagaCCCCTTTAAGGATGTCTTGATGGAGCCAAACCCACCATGGAGATGTCCCCGTCTTCTGTATTCCCAGGACTGCACATGGGAAGAACATAACTATGTACGAAATCATCAG GGCGAAGAAGAAAAAGATATCAAAGTTGAGGTTAGAGTGGAAAAAGAAAAGATGTTTGGGAATCAGCAGTCTATGAATGAGGGTGGTcatctgtattcccgggattccacacaggaagatcacagctACACACACAATCATcaa ggtgaagaacggattaatataaaagctgaggttaaagAGGAGGTTGAGACGTATGTGGGGGGTGATCAGTCGTCCAAAGAAGAGGTTGGAATGATAATGAAAAGTGAACAGGAAGAAATGTCTCTACTTATCAACACAA atggatgtgatgtcaggaattcctcggagagacatcttctattatctgctgattgtaagtcagaagataatgtcatcacacaggatcctccaggaggaaatccaaatacacaaaatatacatcacagaccttcctgtccggagacatcaatggatccctctgatcagggggaatcttctcatcaatcacatactatgattgtaaatatccatgtaagacccgacactgcagatcgatcaacagatccttctaatcctgaggaatcttccccaccccatgaaggagatcaccgaggtgacaatctattctcatgttcagagtgcgggaaatctttcactcagaaaagATACCTTACTGAACATCaaagaattcacactggtgagcgtccttattcatgttcagagtgcgggaaatctttcactaatCAAAGTggccttgttaaacatcagagaattcacacaggtgagcgtccctatttgtgttctgagtgtgggaaatctttcactcacaaAGCATCACTTCTGCAACACCAGAAATATCACATGGATGaccgtccctattcatgttcagagtgcgggaaagcttTCTATAGGAAAGATAGTTTTGTTatacaccaaagaattcacacaggtgagcgtccttattcttgTTTAGAGTGCAGGAAATCTTTCACTGACAAAGGAGTCCTTgataaacatcagagaattcacaggGGTgtacgtccttattcatgttcagagtgcgggaattCTTTCACTTATAGATCAAGCCTTGTGaaacaccaaagaattcacacaggtgagcgtccttattcatgttcagagtgtgggaattTTTTTACTGATAAAAAAGACCTTGTTAGACACCAGACAATTCATATGGGTGAACATccttatttatgttcagagtgcgggaaatctttcacctATAAAAGAAAACTTGTTAAACATCAAAGAATTCACACGAGTGAGCCTCCattttcgtgttcagagtgcgggaaatctttcacctATAAGGGAGAACTTGTtaaacatcagaaaattcacaccgGTGAGCggccctattcatgttcagagtgcgggaaatctttcacttatAAAGGTGACCTTGTtagacatcagagaattcacactggtgagcgtcctttttcatgttcagaatgCGAGAAATCTTTCAGTTCTAAACGATACCTTGTTAACCgtcagaaaattcacacaggtgagaatTCCTATGCATGTTTAGAGTGTGGGAAATCCTTCACTGATAAAGGAAATCTTgctaaacatcagagaattcacacggctgaccgtccttattcatgttcagagtgcgggaaatctttcatttaTAAAGGAGTCCTTGTTAAACACCaaaaaattcacacgggtgagtgtccttatttatgttcagagtgcggaaaaactTTCACTCATAAGGAAGACCTTGTCAAACATAAGAGAATTCATACGGGTAAGCCTCCATATTCATGTTCAGAATGTGGGAAATCTTTTGCTCATAAAGAAAGTCTTTCTAGACATGGGAAAATTCACATGgttgagcgtccctattcatgttcagagtgcgggaaatctttcacttatAAAGCAGTCCTTGTTCTCCATTGGAAAATTCACACagatgagcgtccttattcatgtacaGAGTGTGGTAAATCATTCATTTGTAAAAGAGACTTTGTTgtacaccagagggttcacacgggtgagcgtccttattcatgttcagagtgcgggaaatctttcactcaaaaaggagaccttgttaaacatctgagaattcacacaggtgagcgtccttattcatgttcagagtgcgggaaatcttttagtTGTAAAGGAGACCTTGATAAACATCAGAGGATTCACACGGGtgtgcgtccttattcatgttccgagtgcgggaaatctttcacttatAAAGGAGTCCTTGttcaacatcagagaattcacacaggggagcgtccttattcatgttcagagtgcgggaaatcttttaatTGTAAAAGATACCTTGTtaaacatcagaaaattcacatgGATTGA
- the LOC141105029 gene encoding uncharacterized protein isoform X3: MELFSEGHKDPFKDVLMEPNPPWRCPRLLYSQDCTWEEHNYVRNHQGEEEKDIKVEVRVEKEKMFGNQQSMNEGGHLYSRDSTQEDHSYTHNHQGEERINIKAEVKEEVETYVGGDQSSKEEVGMIMKSEQEEMSLLINTNGCDVRNSSERHLLLSADCKSEDNVITQDPPGGNPNTQNIHHRPSCPETSMDPSDQGESSHQSHTMIVNIHVRPDTADRSTDPSNPEESSPPHEGDHRGDNLFSCSECGKSFTQKRYLTEHQRIHTGERPYSCSECGKSFTNQSGLVKHQRIHTGERPYLCSECGKSFTHKASLLQHQKYHMDDRPYSCSECGKAFYRKDSFVIHQRIHTGERPYSCLECRKSFTDKGVLDKHQRIHRGVRPYSCSECGNSFTYRSSLVKHQRIHTGERPYSCSECGNFFTDKKDLVRHQTIHMGEHPYLCSECGKSFTYKRKLVKHQRIHTSEPPFSCSECGKSFTYKGELVKHQKIHTGERPYSCSECGKSFTYKGDLVRHQRIHTGERPFSCSECEKSFSSKRYLVNRQKIHTGENSYACLECGKSFTDKGNLAKHQRIHTADRPYSCSECGKSFIYKGVLVKHQKIHTGECPYLCSECGKTFTHKEDLVKHKRIHTGKPPYSCSECGKSFAHKESLSRHGKIHMVERPYSCSECGKSFTYKAVLVLHWKIHTDERPYSCTECGKSFICKRDFVVHQRVHTGERPYSCSECGKSFTQKGDLVKHLRIHTGERPYSCSECGKSFSCKGDLDKHQRIHTGVRPYSCSECGKSFTYKGVLVQHQRIHTGERPYSCSECGKSFNCKRYLVKHQKIHMD, encoded by the exons ATGGAGctattttcagaaggacacaaagaCCCCTTTAAGGATGTCTTGATGGAGCCAAACCCACCATGGAGATGTCCCCGTCTTCTGTATTCCCAGGACTGCACATGGGAAGAACATAACTATGTACGAAATCATCAG GGCGAAGAAGAAAAAGATATCAAAGTTGAGGTTAGAGTGGAAAAAGAAAAGATGTTTGGGAATCAGCAGTCTATGAATGAGGGTGGTcatctgtattcccgggattccacacaggaagatcacagctACACACACAATCATcaa ggtgaagaacggattaatataaaagctgaggttaaagAGGAGGTTGAGACGTATGTGGGGGGTGATCAGTCGTCCAAAGAAGAGGTTGGAATGATAATGAAAAGTGAACAGGAAGAAATGTCTCTACTTATCAACACAA atggatgtgatgtcaggaattcctcggagagacatcttctattatctgctgattgtaagtcagaagataatgtcatcacacaggatcctccaggaggaaatccaaatacacaaaatatacatcacagaccttcctgtccggagacatcaatggatccctctgatcagggggaatcttctcatcaatcacatactatgattgtaaatatccatgtaagacccgacactgcagatcgatcaacagatccttctaatcctgaggaatcttccccaccccatgaaggagatcaccgaggtgacaatctattctcatgttcagagtgcgggaaatctttcactcagaaaagATACCTTACTGAACATCaaagaattcacactggtgagcgtccttattcatgttcagagtgcgggaaatctttcactaatCAAAGTggccttgttaaacatcagagaattcacacaggtgagcgtccctatttgtgttctgagtgtgggaaatctttcactcacaaAGCATCACTTCTGCAACACCAGAAATATCACATGGATGaccgtccctattcatgttcagagtgcgggaaagcttTCTATAGGAAAGATAGTTTTGTTatacaccaaagaattcacacaggtgagcgtccttattcttgTTTAGAGTGCAGGAAATCTTTCACTGACAAAGGAGTCCTTgataaacatcagagaattcacaggGGTgtacgtccttattcatgttcagagtgcgggaattCTTTCACTTATAGATCAAGCCTTGTGaaacaccaaagaattcacacaggtgagcgtccttattcatgttcagagtgtgggaattTTTTTACTGATAAAAAAGACCTTGTTAGACACCAGACAATTCATATGGGTGAACATccttatttatgttcagagtgcgggaaatctttcacctATAAAAGAAAACTTGTTAAACATCAAAGAATTCACACGAGTGAGCCTCCattttcgtgttcagagtgcgggaaatctttcacctATAAGGGAGAACTTGTtaaacatcagaaaattcacaccgGTGAGCggccctattcatgttcagagtgcgggaaatctttcacttatAAAGGTGACCTTGTtagacatcagagaattcacactggtgagcgtcctttttcatgttcagaatgCGAGAAATCTTTCAGTTCTAAACGATACCTTGTTAACCgtcagaaaattcacacaggtgagaatTCCTATGCATGTTTAGAGTGTGGGAAATCCTTCACTGATAAAGGAAATCTTgctaaacatcagagaattcacacggctgaccgtccttattcatgttcagagtgcgggaaatctttcatttaTAAAGGAGTCCTTGTTAAACACCaaaaaattcacacgggtgagtgtccttatttatgttcagagtgcggaaaaactTTCACTCATAAGGAAGACCTTGTCAAACATAAGAGAATTCATACGGGTAAGCCTCCATATTCATGTTCAGAATGTGGGAAATCTTTTGCTCATAAAGAAAGTCTTTCTAGACATGGGAAAATTCACATGgttgagcgtccctattcatgttcagagtgcgggaaatctttcacttatAAAGCAGTCCTTGTTCTCCATTGGAAAATTCACACagatgagcgtccttattcatgtacaGAGTGTGGTAAATCATTCATTTGTAAAAGAGACTTTGTTgtacaccagagggttcacacgggtgagcgtccttattcatgttcagagtgcgggaaatctttcactcaaaaaggagaccttgttaaacatctgagaattcacacaggtgagcgtccttattcatgttcagagtgcgggaaatcttttagtTGTAAAGGAGACCTTGATAAACATCAGAGGATTCACACGGGtgtgcgtccttattcatgttccgagtgcgggaaatctttcacttatAAAGGAGTCCTTGttcaacatcagagaattcacacaggggagcgtccttattcatgttcagagtgcgggaaatcttttaatTGTAAAAGATACCTTGTtaaacatcagaaaattcacatgGATTGA
- the LOC141105029 gene encoding uncharacterized protein isoform X2, which produces MEEWEYLEGHKDLYKDVMMKYQPPHTSPERCPRPLYSQDITQEDQEDHTITHKVKEEIKEEEEEVGLMELFSEGHKDPFKDVLMEPNPPWRCPRLLYSQDCTWEEHNYGEEEKDIKVEVRVEKEKMFGNQQSMNEGGHLYSRDSTQEDHSYTHNHQGEERINIKAEVKEEVETYVGGDQSSKEEVGMIMKSEQEEMSLLINTNGCDVRNSSERHLLLSADCKSEDNVITQDPPGGNPNTQNIHHRPSCPETSMDPSDQGESSHQSHTMIVNIHVRPDTADRSTDPSNPEESSPPHEGDHRGDNLFSCSECGKSFTQKRYLTEHQRIHTGERPYSCSECGKSFTNQSGLVKHQRIHTGERPYLCSECGKSFTHKASLLQHQKYHMDDRPYSCSECGKAFYRKDSFVIHQRIHTGERPYSCLECRKSFTDKGVLDKHQRIHRGVRPYSCSECGNSFTYRSSLVKHQRIHTGERPYSCSECGNFFTDKKDLVRHQTIHMGEHPYLCSECGKSFTYKRKLVKHQRIHTSEPPFSCSECGKSFTYKGELVKHQKIHTGERPYSCSECGKSFTYKGDLVRHQRIHTGERPFSCSECEKSFSSKRYLVNRQKIHTGENSYACLECGKSFTDKGNLAKHQRIHTADRPYSCSECGKSFIYKGVLVKHQKIHTGECPYLCSECGKTFTHKEDLVKHKRIHTGKPPYSCSECGKSFAHKESLSRHGKIHMVERPYSCSECGKSFTYKAVLVLHWKIHTDERPYSCTECGKSFICKRDFVVHQRVHTGERPYSCSECGKSFTQKGDLVKHLRIHTGERPYSCSECGKSFSCKGDLDKHQRIHTGVRPYSCSECGKSFTYKGVLVQHQRIHTGERPYSCSECGKSFNCKRYLVKHQKIHMD; this is translated from the exons atggaggagtgggagtatttagaaggacacaaggatctctacaaggacgtcatgatgaagTATCAGCCACCCcacacatcaccgg agagatgtccccgtcctctgtattcccaggatatCACACAGGAGGATCAGGAGGATCACACCATCACACAtaaggttaaagaagagataaaagaggaggaggaggaggttggtTTGATGGAGctattttcagaaggacacaaagaCCCCTTTAAGGATGTCTTGATGGAGCCAAACCCACCATGGAGATGTCCCCGTCTTCTGTATTCCCAGGACTGCACATGGGAAGAACATAACTAT GGCGAAGAAGAAAAAGATATCAAAGTTGAGGTTAGAGTGGAAAAAGAAAAGATGTTTGGGAATCAGCAGTCTATGAATGAGGGTGGTcatctgtattcccgggattccacacaggaagatcacagctACACACACAATCATcaa ggtgaagaacggattaatataaaagctgaggttaaagAGGAGGTTGAGACGTATGTGGGGGGTGATCAGTCGTCCAAAGAAGAGGTTGGAATGATAATGAAAAGTGAACAGGAAGAAATGTCTCTACTTATCAACACAA atggatgtgatgtcaggaattcctcggagagacatcttctattatctgctgattgtaagtcagaagataatgtcatcacacaggatcctccaggaggaaatccaaatacacaaaatatacatcacagaccttcctgtccggagacatcaatggatccctctgatcagggggaatcttctcatcaatcacatactatgattgtaaatatccatgtaagacccgacactgcagatcgatcaacagatccttctaatcctgaggaatcttccccaccccatgaaggagatcaccgaggtgacaatctattctcatgttcagagtgcgggaaatctttcactcagaaaagATACCTTACTGAACATCaaagaattcacactggtgagcgtccttattcatgttcagagtgcgggaaatctttcactaatCAAAGTggccttgttaaacatcagagaattcacacaggtgagcgtccctatttgtgttctgagtgtgggaaatctttcactcacaaAGCATCACTTCTGCAACACCAGAAATATCACATGGATGaccgtccctattcatgttcagagtgcgggaaagcttTCTATAGGAAAGATAGTTTTGTTatacaccaaagaattcacacaggtgagcgtccttattcttgTTTAGAGTGCAGGAAATCTTTCACTGACAAAGGAGTCCTTgataaacatcagagaattcacaggGGTgtacgtccttattcatgttcagagtgcgggaattCTTTCACTTATAGATCAAGCCTTGTGaaacaccaaagaattcacacaggtgagcgtccttattcatgttcagagtgtgggaattTTTTTACTGATAAAAAAGACCTTGTTAGACACCAGACAATTCATATGGGTGAACATccttatttatgttcagagtgcgggaaatctttcacctATAAAAGAAAACTTGTTAAACATCAAAGAATTCACACGAGTGAGCCTCCattttcgtgttcagagtgcgggaaatctttcacctATAAGGGAGAACTTGTtaaacatcagaaaattcacaccgGTGAGCggccctattcatgttcagagtgcgggaaatctttcacttatAAAGGTGACCTTGTtagacatcagagaattcacactggtgagcgtcctttttcatgttcagaatgCGAGAAATCTTTCAGTTCTAAACGATACCTTGTTAACCgtcagaaaattcacacaggtgagaatTCCTATGCATGTTTAGAGTGTGGGAAATCCTTCACTGATAAAGGAAATCTTgctaaacatcagagaattcacacggctgaccgtccttattcatgttcagagtgcgggaaatctttcatttaTAAAGGAGTCCTTGTTAAACACCaaaaaattcacacgggtgagtgtccttatttatgttcagagtgcggaaaaactTTCACTCATAAGGAAGACCTTGTCAAACATAAGAGAATTCATACGGGTAAGCCTCCATATTCATGTTCAGAATGTGGGAAATCTTTTGCTCATAAAGAAAGTCTTTCTAGACATGGGAAAATTCACATGgttgagcgtccctattcatgttcagagtgcgggaaatctttcacttatAAAGCAGTCCTTGTTCTCCATTGGAAAATTCACACagatgagcgtccttattcatgtacaGAGTGTGGTAAATCATTCATTTGTAAAAGAGACTTTGTTgtacaccagagggttcacacgggtgagcgtccttattcatgttcagagtgcgggaaatctttcactcaaaaaggagaccttgttaaacatctgagaattcacacaggtgagcgtccttattcatgttcagagtgcgggaaatcttttagtTGTAAAGGAGACCTTGATAAACATCAGAGGATTCACACGGGtgtgcgtccttattcatgttccgagtgcgggaaatctttcacttatAAAGGAGTCCTTGttcaacatcagagaattcacacaggggagcgtccttattcatgttcagagtgcgggaaatcttttaatTGTAAAAGATACCTTGTtaaacatcagaaaattcacatgGATTGA